Genomic window (Candidatus Scalindua japonica):
ACTCCATTACCGGATAAACCGGTGACTTACGTAATTCAGCAACAATATTCCGGAAGTTATTTACTGATTTGGAACTTTTCGCCTTGATTTCCGGAATTTCACGGACTCTGGAAATCGCCTCTGACATATTGGTATTATGCGATACCGCCCACTCTTTTAATCGCTTTATAGTCGTTGGACCAATACCTCTTGCGGGGACATTTACAACTCTTTCAAAAGAGAGATCATCATCCGGGTTGGCGCAGAGTTTGAGGTAAGAAAGGAGATCTTTAATCTCTTTTCTTTTGAAGAATTCAACACTACCAACAATTGAGTAAGGTATTCCAGCCCGTAGCATACAAGCTTCCAACACACGTGACTGTGCGTTTGTACGATAGAATACCGCTATATCAGAGTGTCTGTTTCCACCCTGAATAAATTCAGAAATTTTTTCAGCAATTTCCTTCGCTTCACCATTCTCATCCTCACAATGAATAATCCTGACCTTGCTCCCTTTGCTGTTTTCCGTCCAGAGTAATTTCGGCTTCCTTGAGAGATTATTATTAATTATTTCTGAAGCAACATGAAGAATGTTCTTCGTTGAGCGGTAGTTTTGTTCCAGTTTGACTGTCTTTGTATCAGGATAGTCCTTTTCAAAATTCAGTATGTTCCGTATGTTGGCACCGCGCCAGCCATAAATAGATTGATCAGGGTCTCCGGTAGCACATATATTTTCATACTTTTGTGCCAGAAGTTGAGTAATTGCGTATTGCGCGTGATTTGTGTCCTGATACTCATCAATAAGTATATACCTGAATTTCTCCTGATATTTCTCCAACACTTCTGGAAAATTATTAAATATATGTACAACCTTGAAAAGCAGATCGTCAAAATCCAACGCATTATTTGCCTCAAGATATTGCTGATATTTGGTGTATACCTTTGAAACAACGTCATTGTAATAACCTGATTTATACTCCGCAAATTTTTCAGATGACAGTAACTCATTCTTTGCGTTACTAATAGATGCCGCAACCGCACTCGGCCGCCAGTTAGTAGTATCCAGGTTCAGTTCATTCATGGCGTCCTTTATGCACTTAATCTGGTCTCCGGAATCGTAAATACTGAAATTTTTTGTAAAGTCCAGATGCTCAATCTCACTACGTAATATCCTGGAACACATGGAGTGAAATGTAGAGATCCACATTCCTCTGAGATCAAGAAATTCACCCAACCGCTCTTTCATCTCATTAGCGGCTTTATTAGTGAAAGTTATTGACAGAATATTTGCCGGAGGAGTTCCCTTTTCAACAAGGTATCCGACCCTGCGGGTAATTACCCTTGTTTTACCGCTACCAGCCCCGGCAATCACGAGCAATGGGCCTTCTATATGGGTTATTGCTTCTTTTTGGGCTTCAGTTACGTTGTCCAGGATGTTCATATTACTCATTTTTATTTAAACGGTAATGAAAAACCGTGTTGAATAGTTTTTATTTGCTGAATCAATACGGTGAAATTCTCATTTCTTCTGTGCTATCAAACTCACCACTGACTTATTCTCTGCTATCTCACCTTCTCTATAAAAAAGAATACGGAAATCTCTGAAAGAATTGAGAAGTTCATTGTGCTTCAGTAGATATGCCGGATTTTTGGGTCCGGGCGCGTCTTTTCCATATTTCATCTGATCAATAGAGTATGTCTCAAACATAACCATACCACCCTTTCTAAGGCCCTCCTTGATCTGGGGGATAAGGTCTTTCTGTGTATAATAAAAACAGGTAATGAGATCATACTTATCAGAGGGGATTTTATATTCCTCCAGATCAGCTGCAAATGCGTTCAGCGTCACACCACTTTCCCGAGCGAAAAGCCTGGCTTTCTCAACTGCTTTATCTGAAATATCACAACCGTCAACAGCAAAACCGTTTCCGGCAAGAAATACAGCGTTTCTCCCTTCTCCCATAGCCAGTACCAGGGCCTTGCCTCTCACCAGAATGTCCAACTTATCTTTAAGAAACTTTAACGGTTCTTTACCATAGATATACTCTCTGGAGTTGTAACGTTTGTTCCATCTATTCCTGTCATCTTCACCGGCACAAACAATCTGTCCAAAACAGAAGAATAAGAGAGAGAGGGTTATTGTGGAAATTAATATCATTTTCATACAGAGCCTGATTGGTCAGTTTGAGAAACGGAGCCTACATGTATTTATTATTAATCTATATATTAATTAAATAAGGGAACGTTCAAGAAATACTCATCTGCGGCAGATAGGTTTCAACGTACAACCTGGAATATTTTAGATACAAATTCGGCTAATTTGTGTCTACCACATATTTAGCCCTGGCTCGGCAAGGCCGAGAATGATATCTAGAACTCCGGTACGTTAACTCTTTTCCTTAACTCTTCAGCATTTTTTAATACACTTGCCTGTTTCTCTTTCATAGATAATGGCTTTAATTCGGCCAGATTATAACTAAAAACCTTGTCATCTTTAAGTTTGCGTGGCCACAATAATTCGGAGAAGAAATCCAGAGGAAATATTTCGTAATAAGGCGCCTTTGTCTCTTCAAATACTATTTTGCGTTCGTGGGTAAGCGCCCCGTTCTCATCCTTTCTCACTATCATTATTTTTCTGGTGCCATAATATGTAAACGGTATCGTAACGGGACTTTCGCCGATAAGCTGATCATCAATATATACCAGAGCATTGCTGGGATTTGTCTTAACCGTTATTGATCTGGTTACACAGCCGGAAAAGGCAAAAAGAACAGCGATGAGGACCAGGAAATTGATAGATCGTACCGTTTTCATCATGATAAAGTTTACCCTATAAACTACAAGTTGAAATTATTTTATAAATTTATGTATAAATATGTATTGAAAATCCAAAGTTTAGATTCTTCAGTAAAGCGGAGCTTAGCTCACTCCGTTCATCCTTCAGAACGACAGATTAGCATGTCATTCTGAACGTAGCGGAGCGGAATGAAGGATCAAATTTGAAACTATCCCCTTTTTCTATCACGAGGATAAAAGAGCGCCGCTTCTGGCGCGGTATATGAATGCAGGTCATGGACCGCCCCTTCCCCCTGAGCGGAAGGTGACCTGGCTTCAAAAGCTAGAGAACCGTCATAAATCGCGTTATGCAGGTCCTTTATTGTCTTGTAACCAATTGTCTGCATAGCATGCAATAAGCTTTTGATAATATACTCCCCAAAATGAGCAACTGAGCCTTTATCAACTACAGTACCAGACACTCCCTGAGCAATTTTTATTTTATCATCATTTGAATAATATCTCTTGTCACCACCTTTATCCATCGCCTCTAAAGATGCCATACCTCGATATTTTTTTAACCTGACACCACCTTCATAATAGTAGTCACCCGGAGCCTCATTCGTACCGGCAAGCAATGCGCCAAGCATTACGTCACTTGCTCCCAATGACAGCGCTTTAACTATGTATCCTATATTTGCAACTCCTCCATCCGCTATTACCGGTATTCCCGCATACTCTCTCGCAAACTTTGCGCAGTGATAGACCGCAGACCCCTGTGCTCTCCCTACGGCCATGGTATCCTGTGTAATGCAGATAGAACCTGCTCCCATGCCTATCCGAAGCGCATCTACACCCTTATCAATGAGTGATTTACATTGCCTGGCCGTTACAACGTTTCCGCCTATAACATCTATTTCAGGATAATTATTCTTTATATACTCTATCATATTGTGCTGGTAAATTGAATCACCCTGAGATGCGTCAATCACTATTACATCCACTCCGGCATCTACTAACTCTTTCAGTCTTTCCTTGTCTTCATCTCGTGTTGAAATCGCCGCTCCTACCAGCAACTGTTTTTCTTTGTTTTTTGAAGCCAGAGGAAAATCCTTATTTTTTAACAAATCAGACCTGCTCATTAAGGACACCAGACGTCCTTCTTTATCTATCAGAGGCAACTTGCCTTTTTTTGACTCCTTAAGTATTTTATTCCCTTCCGCAAGAGTAATACCCGCAGTTGCCGTAATAAGCCGGTCAACCATAACATCACGTAGTTTTTTTGTTCTATCTAATTCAAAATCTATATCCCTCCGTGTAACGATACCTGTTAATTTTGTTTTTAATGTCCCGTCTTCGGTTATTGGTATCCCGGAAAATCCGTATGTTTTTTTTATGTTATCTACATCTAAAATTGTGTCTTCCGGACTGAGCGTTACAGGATCGGTAATGAAACCGTTTTCAAACCTTTTTACCAATCTGACTTCCGCAGCCTGCTCTTCAATTGTGTTATTGTAATGTATTACTCCGATTCCACCCAGGAGGGCCATATAGATGGCCATTTTTGACTCCGTAACAGTATCCATCGGAGAGCTGACAAGCGGTCTCTTTATCCTGATATTCCTTGTAAGGTTCGTTTCCAGATCAACATCTTCTATAGAAAAACCTATATAGCCGGGCAGCAGTATAAAATCACTATATGTCATACCTCCGCCGTCGCCAAAGAACTCTTCCGCGCTAAATCCATTTTCTGGCATTATTTATCACCTATATTAACATGTAAGGGTCCACATCTATCATCATCTGGACCTTTTTTGAATTTCTTTTTTCGTTTTCAATACTTTTTAAGATCGTATGCAGATTATTGAAACTATCCGCCTTCACTATTAAGTGCCATCTATAGTTGTCTTTAACCTTGACAATCGGCGCGGGCGCAGGACCTAAAACACCAATTTTGTTTTTATGCAACCCAGATAAAAGCGGACCTCCGGACAGTTTTATTGCTTTCATTAGCTTTTCAGCAATTTTGGAGATCTTTTCTTTA
Coding sequences:
- a CDS encoding ATP-dependent helicase, yielding MSNMNILDNVTEAQKEAITHIEGPLLVIAGAGSGKTRVITRRVGYLVEKGTPPANILSITFTNKAANEMKERLGEFLDLRGMWISTFHSMCSRILRSEIEHLDFTKNFSIYDSGDQIKCIKDAMNELNLDTTNWRPSAVAASISNAKNELLSSEKFAEYKSGYYNDVVSKVYTKYQQYLEANNALDFDDLLFKVVHIFNNFPEVLEKYQEKFRYILIDEYQDTNHAQYAITQLLAQKYENICATGDPDQSIYGWRGANIRNILNFEKDYPDTKTVKLEQNYRSTKNILHVASEIINNNLSRKPKLLWTENSKGSKVRIIHCEDENGEAKEIAEKISEFIQGGNRHSDIAVFYRTNAQSRVLEACMLRAGIPYSIVGSVEFFKRKEIKDLLSYLKLCANPDDDLSFERVVNVPARGIGPTTIKRLKEWAVSHNTNMSEAISRVREIPEIKAKSSKSVNNFRNIVAELRKSPVYPVMEFVKQVIQKIRYVDYMVQSYEGDSEERLENIEELVNAASEYDVSNPEGSLQGFLEEVALISDIDKWDDTIDTVTLMTLHAAKGLEFPVVFITGLEEGLLPHSQSKDSDDDIEEERRLCYVGITRAQRDLFLSHTRYRAKYGQRSACIPSRFLSEIPFDVVEEIDKTDYNSYNGKLRTEYTKRGRESAGEDDYQYDAGEGGYDELPEFQIDEPRDSIELVSGDIVKHAIFGRGRVVKIAPSSDTVHVDFNNVGMKKLALEYANLEKIEGYCR
- a CDS encoding class I SAM-dependent methyltransferase — translated: MKMILISTITLSLLFFCFGQIVCAGEDDRNRWNKRYNSREYIYGKEPLKFLKDKLDILVRGKALVLAMGEGRNAVFLAGNGFAVDGCDISDKAVEKARLFARESGVTLNAFAADLEEYKIPSDKYDLITCFYYTQKDLIPQIKEGLRKGGMVMFETYSIDQMKYGKDAPGPKNPAYLLKHNELLNSFRDFRILFYREGEIAENKSVVSLIAQKK
- a CDS encoding PEGA domain-containing protein, producing the protein MMKTVRSINFLVLIAVLFAFSGCVTRSITVKTNPSNALVYIDDQLIGESPVTIPFTYYGTRKIMIVRKDENGALTHERKIVFEETKAPYYEIFPLDFFSELLWPRKLKDDKVFSYNLAELKPLSMKEKQASVLKNAEELRKRVNVPEF
- the guaB gene encoding IMP dehydrogenase, with translation MPENGFSAEEFFGDGGGMTYSDFILLPGYIGFSIEDVDLETNLTRNIRIKRPLVSSPMDTVTESKMAIYMALLGGIGVIHYNNTIEEQAAEVRLVKRFENGFITDPVTLSPEDTILDVDNIKKTYGFSGIPITEDGTLKTKLTGIVTRRDIDFELDRTKKLRDVMVDRLITATAGITLAEGNKILKESKKGKLPLIDKEGRLVSLMSRSDLLKNKDFPLASKNKEKQLLVGAAISTRDEDKERLKELVDAGVDVIVIDASQGDSIYQHNMIEYIKNNYPEIDVIGGNVVTARQCKSLIDKGVDALRIGMGAGSICITQDTMAVGRAQGSAVYHCAKFAREYAGIPVIADGGVANIGYIVKALSLGASDVMLGALLAGTNEAPGDYYYEGGVRLKKYRGMASLEAMDKGGDKRYYSNDDKIKIAQGVSGTVVDKGSVAHFGEYIIKSLLHAMQTIGYKTIKDLHNAIYDGSLAFEARSPSAQGEGAVHDLHSYTAPEAALFYPRDRKRG